One Enterococcus silesiacus genomic window carries:
- a CDS encoding pyruvate carboxylase (biotin-containing enzyme that catalyzes a two step carboxylation of pyruvate to oxaloacetate) — protein sequence MKKVLVANRGEIAIRIFRACTEMHIGTVAIYAAEDEYSVHRFKADEAYLVGKGKKPIEAYLDMEDIIRIAKKSGADAIHPGYGFLSENLEFARRCQEEGLIFVGPTLHHLDIFGDKIKAKDAAVAAGIASIPGTDGPVDTVEGVLEFARTHGFPIMIKAALGGGGRGMRVAHDEKEAREGYERAKSEAKAAFGSDEVYVEKYISNPKHIEVQILGDQHGNVIHLFERDCSVQRRHQKVVEVAPCVSMNEAKRKEICDAAVQLMKHVGYVNAGTVEFLVEGDQFYFIEVNPRVQVEHTITEMITDIDIVVSQLQIAQGLDLHTDMKIPHQEHITLNGAAIQCRITTEDPLNHFMPDTGKIDTYRSPGGFGVRLDVGNAYSGAIVTPYFDSLLVKVCTHGFTFEKAIQKMERCLREFRIRGVKTNIPFLHKVIAHPEFKSGEAKTTFIDNTPQLFEFPKLRDRGNKTMKYIGEVTVNGFPGIEKSTKKYFDAPRIPTDLELRNDYVTAKNVLDEAGAQGVVNWIKKQENVLLTDTTFRDAHQSLLATRVRTQDFKEIARLTGEGLPELFSSEMWGGATFDVAYRFLNEDPWQRLRKIRKLMPNTLLQMLFRGSNAVGYQNYSDNVIEEFIKESARQGIDVFRIFDSLNWLPQMEKSIQTVRDTGKIAEAAICYTGDINDPSRAKYNVEYYKNMAKELEKMGAHIIAIKDMAGLLKPQAAYRLISELKDTTDLPIHLHTHDTSGNGIITYSAATKAGVDIVDVATSAMSGATSQPSMSSLYYALVNGDRTPDVNIDNTQKINHYWEDVRMYYKPFENGLNAPQTEVYMHEMPGGQYSNLQQQAKAVGLGHQWDDIKKMYHTVNLMFGDIVKVTPSSKVVGDMALFMVQNSLTEADIYDKGTELSFPESVVTFFQGDLGQPVGGFPKDLQRIILKGRPAFTERPGSLAAPVDFDKIKAELAEKIGYEPKVEEILSYLMYPQVFLDYRTSYQNFGDVTLLDTPTFFQGIRQGESVEVQIEKGKTLIIRLDEVGDPDIEGNRVLFFNLNGQRREIVIKDTSIKSSVQAKRKAEPTNKEQIGATMSGSVLQVLVNKGDKVKKGQALLVTEAMKMETTIEARFDGIVEHLYVFEDEPISSGDLLIEVKEN from the coding sequence ATGAAAAAAGTTTTAGTAGCAAATCGTGGAGAAATTGCAATTCGAATTTTTAGAGCCTGTACAGAAATGCACATCGGGACAGTGGCAATCTATGCAGCAGAAGATGAATATTCTGTTCATCGTTTTAAAGCAGATGAAGCCTATTTAGTTGGTAAAGGTAAAAAACCGATTGAAGCCTACCTTGATATGGAAGATATTATTCGGATTGCAAAAAAATCTGGTGCGGACGCGATTCATCCAGGTTACGGGTTTCTTTCTGAAAATTTAGAATTTGCTCGACGTTGTCAAGAAGAAGGCCTGATTTTTGTCGGTCCCACACTCCATCACTTAGATATTTTTGGCGATAAGATTAAAGCCAAAGATGCAGCAGTTGCAGCAGGTATTGCCTCAATTCCAGGTACTGATGGACCTGTAGACACAGTTGAAGGTGTTTTAGAGTTTGCTCGGACGCATGGTTTTCCAATCATGATCAAAGCAGCACTTGGTGGCGGCGGTCGTGGAATGCGGGTTGCTCATGATGAAAAAGAAGCTAGAGAAGGCTACGAACGAGCAAAAAGTGAAGCAAAAGCGGCTTTTGGTTCTGATGAAGTTTATGTAGAAAAATACATTTCTAATCCTAAACATATTGAAGTTCAAATCTTAGGGGATCAACATGGCAATGTCATTCATTTATTTGAACGTGATTGTTCAGTTCAGCGTCGTCATCAAAAAGTAGTAGAAGTTGCGCCTTGTGTTTCAATGAATGAAGCCAAACGAAAAGAGATTTGTGATGCGGCGGTTCAATTGATGAAACATGTTGGGTATGTCAATGCTGGAACAGTTGAATTTTTAGTTGAAGGTGATCAATTTTATTTCATCGAAGTCAATCCTCGTGTTCAAGTAGAGCATACGATTACTGAGATGATCACAGATATTGATATTGTAGTATCTCAACTTCAAATCGCTCAAGGGCTTGATTTGCATACAGACATGAAGATTCCACACCAAGAGCACATCACTTTAAATGGTGCAGCAATCCAATGTCGGATTACGACAGAAGACCCATTGAATCACTTTATGCCAGATACGGGGAAAATTGACACCTACCGTTCACCAGGTGGTTTTGGGGTTCGTCTTGATGTTGGAAATGCCTATTCTGGTGCTATCGTTACACCTTATTTTGATTCACTTTTAGTGAAAGTTTGTACGCATGGTTTTACATTTGAAAAAGCAATTCAAAAAATGGAACGTTGTTTAAGAGAATTTAGAATTCGTGGTGTAAAAACCAATATTCCATTTTTACACAAAGTGATTGCTCATCCAGAATTTAAATCAGGCGAAGCAAAAACAACGTTTATTGATAACACACCGCAATTATTTGAATTTCCAAAATTAAGAGATCGCGGCAATAAAACAATGAAATATATCGGTGAAGTAACCGTTAATGGATTTCCGGGAATCGAAAAATCGACGAAAAAATACTTCGATGCACCACGCATTCCAACGGACTTAGAATTACGCAATGATTATGTGACTGCTAAAAATGTTTTAGATGAAGCAGGCGCACAAGGGGTTGTCAATTGGATTAAAAAACAAGAAAATGTTTTACTGACTGATACAACGTTCCGTGACGCTCATCAAAGCTTATTGGCGACTCGTGTAAGAACTCAAGATTTCAAAGAAATTGCACGCTTAACTGGGGAAGGATTACCAGAGCTATTTTCTAGTGAGATGTGGGGCGGAGCGACTTTTGATGTTGCCTATCGTTTCTTAAATGAAGATCCATGGCAAAGATTGCGTAAAATTCGTAAATTAATGCCTAATACCTTGTTACAGATGTTGTTTAGAGGCTCGAATGCGGTTGGTTATCAAAACTATTCTGATAACGTTATCGAAGAGTTTATTAAAGAGTCAGCGCGACAAGGAATTGATGTATTCCGCATTTTTGATAGCCTAAACTGGCTACCACAAATGGAAAAAAGTATTCAGACTGTTCGAGATACAGGGAAAATTGCGGAAGCTGCTATTTGTTACACTGGTGACATCAATGACCCATCAAGAGCAAAATACAATGTTGAGTATTACAAAAATATGGCCAAAGAACTTGAAAAAATGGGTGCACATATTATTGCCATCAAAGATATGGCTGGGTTGTTAAAACCTCAAGCTGCCTATCGCTTGATCAGTGAATTGAAAGATACGACAGATTTACCGATTCATTTGCACACGCATGATACAAGTGGCAATGGGATCATTACGTATTCCGCAGCAACAAAAGCAGGCGTAGATATTGTTGATGTAGCAACTAGTGCGATGAGCGGTGCAACAAGCCAACCTAGTATGAGTAGTTTATATTATGCTTTAGTCAATGGCGATCGTACACCAGATGTCAATATTGATAATACGCAAAAAATCAATCATTACTGGGAAGATGTCCGCATGTATTATAAACCATTTGAAAATGGCTTGAACGCGCCTCAGACAGAAGTTTATATGCATGAAATGCCTGGTGGACAATATTCTAATTTACAACAACAAGCTAAAGCCGTTGGTCTTGGCCATCAGTGGGATGATATCAAGAAAATGTATCATACGGTCAACTTGATGTTTGGAGATATTGTGAAGGTAACCCCGTCTTCAAAAGTAGTCGGAGATATGGCACTGTTCATGGTTCAAAATAGTTTAACCGAAGCAGATATCTACGACAAAGGAACAGAATTGAGTTTTCCAGAGTCTGTTGTGACGTTTTTCCAAGGTGACTTAGGGCAACCAGTAGGCGGATTTCCAAAAGATTTACAAAGAATTATCTTAAAAGGACGTCCCGCTTTCACTGAAAGACCTGGAAGTTTAGCAGCACCAGTCGATTTTGATAAAATAAAAGCAGAGTTAGCTGAAAAAATCGGCTATGAGCCAAAAGTGGAAGAGATCTTAAGTTACCTCATGTATCCTCAGGTGTTCTTAGATTATCGCACGTCTTATCAAAATTTTGGTGACGTAACGTTATTAGATACACCAACGTTCTTCCAAGGGATTCGTCAAGGTGAGTCTGTAGAAGTTCAAATTGAAAAAGGGAAGACGCTGATTATTCGGTTAGATGAAGTTGGAGATCCTGATATTGAAGGAAATCGAGTGTTGTTCTTTAATTTAAATGGCCAACGTCGTGAAATAGTGATTAAAGATACATCTATTAAGTCCTCTGTTCAAGCAAAACGTAAGGCAGAACCAACGAATAAAGAGCAGATTGGTGCAACCATGTCGGGCTCTGTTCTCCAAGTATTGGTAAACAAAGGCGATAAAGTGAAAAAAGGTCAAGCGTTATTAGTAACAGAAGCAATGAAGATGGAAACAACCATTGAAGCGCGTTTTGATGGAATCGTTGAGCATCTGTATGTATTTGAAGATGAACCGATCAGCTCAGGTGATTTATTGATAGAAGTAAAAGAAAATTAA
- a CDS encoding competence protein ComE — MTLERIPWDQYFMAQSVLLSLRSTCTRLEVGATIVRDKRIIAGGYNGSVSGDVHCIDDGCYVVDGHCVRTIHAEMNAVLQCAKFGIPTDGAEIYVTHFPCLQCTKMILQAGIKKIHYLKDYRNDEYALALIEQVGATVDQVTLSKKYFAELQLGEEELASVEEAPQTDQ, encoded by the coding sequence ATGACGTTAGAAAGAATCCCTTGGGATCAATATTTTATGGCACAAAGTGTGCTGTTATCTTTGAGAAGTACGTGTACCAGACTAGAAGTTGGTGCAACAATTGTTAGAGACAAACGAATCATCGCAGGTGGGTATAATGGATCAGTTAGTGGGGATGTTCACTGTATTGATGATGGTTGTTATGTGGTTGACGGTCATTGTGTAAGAACGATCCATGCCGAAATGAATGCTGTTTTACAATGTGCAAAATTCGGTATTCCCACTGATGGAGCGGAGATTTATGTCACGCATTTTCCTTGCTTACAATGTACTAAGATGATTCTACAGGCAGGCATTAAAAAAATTCACTATCTAAAAGATTATCGTAATGATGAATACGCACTGGCTTTGATTGAGCAAGTGGGTGCAACGGTGGATCAAGTAACCTTATCAAAGAAATATTTTGCTGAATTACAATTAGGAGAAGAAGAGCTTGCTTCCGTGGAAGAAGCACCTCAAACAGATCAATAA
- a CDS encoding RNA polymerase subunit sigma-70, whose amino-acid sequence MEKEIVALLINRDFLGLEQFIDLFGTDIIKCIQAILSHSGEINYRKEVENEVFYRIWQKISTYDAEKSSLKTWSLTITRNICLDKKRLIIRERNIIPMDQLPENTFEADYFEKEHFLELVKHLTTEDQLIFLKYYYYQDTPDEIADMLKMNVSQVYNHLSRGRKKIKEMIDLTL is encoded by the coding sequence ATGGAAAAGGAAATTGTTGCATTATTGATTAACAGAGATTTTTTGGGGTTGGAGCAATTTATTGATCTTTTTGGCACAGATATCATTAAATGTATTCAAGCAATCTTAAGCCATTCAGGTGAAATAAATTACCGAAAAGAAGTTGAAAATGAGGTGTTTTATCGTATTTGGCAGAAAATTTCTACTTATGATGCTGAAAAGAGCAGCTTAAAAACATGGAGCTTAACAATTACAAGAAATATTTGTCTAGATAAGAAACGATTGATTATCCGTGAGCGAAACATTATTCCTATGGATCAATTGCCCGAGAATACTTTTGAAGCAGATTACTTTGAGAAAGAACATTTTCTGGAGTTAGTGAAACACTTAACAACAGAAGATCAATTGATTTTCTTAAAATATTATTACTATCAAGATACGCCTGATGAAATAGCTGACATGTTAAAGATGAATGTCTCGCAAGTTTATAATCATCTTTCCCGTGGTCGAAAAAAAATTAAAGAAATGATCGATCTAACGCTATAA
- a CDS encoding transcriptional regulator, with amino-acid sequence MIVTEKLFEIEDQTEKLVQAILASDSIVSYKINRQSMYHSKDVREKQKAFLDAKDSFERIEAYGKYAPDFRTKQRAVRQAKRALDISEEVAEFRFSETEVQTILDLVGMAVAKTISDDIKVDAGNPFFEKGKHSGCGGSCHAS; translated from the coding sequence ATGATAGTGACAGAAAAACTTTTTGAAATAGAAGACCAGACAGAAAAACTTGTTCAAGCAATTTTGGCAAGTGACAGTATCGTCTCTTATAAAATAAATCGCCAATCAATGTATCACTCTAAAGATGTTCGGGAAAAGCAAAAAGCTTTTTTAGATGCGAAAGATTCCTTTGAACGAATCGAGGCCTATGGAAAATATGCGCCAGATTTTCGTACAAAACAACGAGCAGTCCGTCAAGCGAAACGAGCATTGGATATAAGTGAAGAGGTAGCCGAGTTTCGTTTTTCTGAAACGGAGGTTCAAACGATTTTGGATTTAGTAGGTATGGCAGTTGCTAAAACAATTTCAGATGATATTAAAGTCGATGCTGGAAATCCTTTCTTTGAAAAAGGAAAACATTCAGGGTGCGGAGGTAGTTGCCATGCAAGTTAA
- a CDS encoding comEA protein: MDYRTLLQKYKHYIIVGGILSTVTLIMIIFLLVRSIQKTPVEEEVLGTLTSSSATLETESISQQLYVDIKGAVKKPGMYEGSADMRVWDAVMLAGGLGEDADTKQVNYSERITDQMVIYVPKVGEEIQIAEQSADSMTKESNNLSKINLNKASENELQSLPGIGQKKAQEIIRYREENGGFKSIEDLKNISGFGEKTFEKLKDSITA, from the coding sequence ATGGATTATCGTACATTGTTACAGAAATATAAGCACTATATTATCGTTGGCGGTATTTTGAGTACTGTTACTTTGATCATGATCATCTTTTTGTTAGTTAGATCAATTCAAAAAACACCTGTGGAAGAAGAGGTGTTAGGGACCTTGACCAGCTCTTCGGCAACGTTAGAAACTGAATCGATTTCTCAACAACTATACGTCGATATAAAAGGCGCTGTGAAAAAACCAGGAATGTATGAAGGAAGTGCTGACATGCGCGTCTGGGACGCTGTGATGCTTGCTGGTGGGCTAGGTGAGGATGCTGATACAAAACAAGTGAATTATTCTGAAAGAATTACCGATCAGATGGTGATCTACGTTCCAAAAGTTGGCGAAGAAATCCAAATTGCTGAACAAAGCGCTGATTCAATGACTAAGGAAAGTAACAATCTAAGCAAAATCAATCTTAATAAAGCTAGCGAGAATGAATTACAGTCATTACCAGGCATTGGCCAAAAGAAAGCTCAAGAAATCATTCGATATCGTGAAGAAAATGGTGGGTTCAAATCAATTGAAGACTTAAAAAATATTTCAGGCTTTGGCGAGAAAACATTTGAAAAATTAAAAGACTCGATCACAGCTTAA
- the coaD gene encoding phosphopantetheine adenylyltransferase (Catalyzes the conversion of ATP and pantetheine 4'-phosphate to diphosphate and 3'-dephospho-coA), producing the protein MTKVALFPGSFDPLTNGHLDLIERSTKLFDKVIVGVFVNTNKTALFTLEEKLALIKETVAHLENVEVIVQETKLTVESAAQLGAKFLIRGIRNVKDYEYEKDIAMMNHHLAPELETVFLLADEAYDHVSSSLLKEVLKFGGDVSAYLPQPVNQALNQKNREMKSNEQ; encoded by the coding sequence ATGACTAAAGTCGCTCTTTTTCCAGGAAGCTTCGACCCTTTAACAAATGGTCATCTAGATTTGATCGAACGTAGCACAAAGCTATTTGATAAAGTGATTGTTGGCGTGTTTGTGAATACCAATAAAACCGCTCTTTTTACTCTAGAAGAAAAACTTGCTTTGATAAAAGAAACAGTTGCACATTTGGAAAATGTTGAAGTAATCGTTCAAGAAACCAAGCTCACAGTTGAAAGTGCTGCACAATTAGGGGCAAAATTTTTAATTAGAGGGATCAGAAACGTGAAGGATTACGAATATGAAAAAGATATTGCGATGATGAATCATCATTTAGCGCCTGAACTAGAAACTGTTTTTCTATTAGCAGATGAAGCATATGACCATGTTAGCTCAAGTTTATTAAAAGAAGTACTAAAATTTGGCGGAGATGTTTCAGCGTATTTACCACAGCCAGTCAATCAAGCGTTAAATCAAAAGAATCGTGAGATGAAGTCGAATGAACAATAA
- a CDS encoding peptidase encodes MNNKQEEKISIKSMLPFIVVILLIIVMIFPIPYYIEGPGTTENLKEFVTVNNEKDSESGAFYLTTVGVRKATLGSALKAKFSDFQELVSKEELMGSSTNSEYERIQQYYMDSSKNAAIEQALKLAEVPYQMKFKGVYVLAIEDNSNFKGKISVGDTVTGIDGKTFKSSEEFVDYVKKQKVGQAVTVSYLQDGKSKEAVGKLIELPTDKKAGIGIGLTDHTEIDSSIPIEIDAGDIGGPSAGLMFTLETYEQLTQKGIRKGHKIAGTGTINTKGVVGRIGGIDKKVVTASKNNTEIFFAPDDEITKEMKKAEPGIQTNYEEAKAAAKKIGTDMKIVPVKNVQDALDYLDTLKEK; translated from the coding sequence ATGAACAATAAACAAGAAGAAAAAATATCAATCAAATCAATGCTGCCATTTATCGTGGTTATTTTGTTGATTATTGTCATGATTTTCCCGATCCCTTATTATATCGAAGGGCCAGGTACAACTGAGAATTTGAAAGAATTCGTTACAGTGAACAATGAAAAAGATTCGGAATCAGGCGCTTTTTACTTAACAACTGTTGGCGTTCGTAAAGCAACGCTGGGATCTGCTTTAAAGGCTAAATTTTCTGATTTTCAAGAATTAGTAAGCAAAGAGGAATTGATGGGTTCTAGCACAAATAGTGAGTATGAGCGGATTCAACAATACTACATGGACTCTTCAAAAAATGCTGCGATTGAACAAGCGCTAAAATTAGCTGAAGTCCCTTATCAAATGAAATTTAAAGGGGTTTATGTGTTAGCAATTGAAGATAATTCTAATTTTAAAGGGAAAATCTCCGTTGGAGACACTGTAACAGGCATTGACGGGAAAACTTTTAAAAGCAGTGAAGAGTTTGTGGATTATGTAAAAAAACAGAAAGTTGGACAAGCAGTTACGGTTAGCTACTTGCAGGATGGAAAATCAAAAGAGGCAGTTGGCAAGTTAATTGAGCTGCCAACAGATAAAAAAGCAGGTATCGGAATCGGTTTGACTGATCATACTGAAATCGATTCTTCCATTCCAATTGAAATCGACGCTGGAGACATCGGCGGTCCGTCAGCAGGTCTAATGTTTACACTAGAAACCTACGAACAATTAACCCAAAAAGGGATTCGCAAAGGACATAAAATCGCTGGAACAGGAACGATCAATACGAAAGGTGTCGTTGGCCGGATTGGTGGCATCGATAAAAAAGTTGTTACCGCAAGTAAAAACAACACTGAAATTTTCTTCGCACCTGATGACGAAATCACTAAAGAAATGAAAAAAGCCGAACCTGGCATTCAAACAAATTATGAAGAAGCAAAAGCCGCTGCCAAAAAAATCGGTACAGACATGAAAATCGTACCAGTGAAAAATGTACAGGATGCATTAGATTATCTTGACACATTAAAAGAAAAATAA
- a CDS encoding DNA internalization-related competence protein ComEC/Rec2 → MLPWKKHLKQINNYWIFPVLVTIGTVFFVLEASVLIGIIWFYLVYRVFCTRSTAIISVSCCCILMIFVSCLLTLNKEKQSKFPEATEIAGELFVLPDQVKIDGDRLQLNGKFLSVNKEEREVIAFYRFATEEEPQKWKKFNQPIRIRLSGEFTTPLGQTNLNGFDYRKYLKENGVYQTLTISNIHKIKVESLKFYQVFAQLSSYRKKAIDYCDSTFLKETALYLKTLIFGFKSSEFSQKEGVLANLGILHLFSLSGMHVTFFIGGFRYLFLRWGITIERLFWLQVLFSIVYAGLTGFSISVVRALLQSMISRSSRKFNWHLSGLDCWGVALLIGLFFQPYLLFSVGGQLSYGLSFFILYVLPITERINNRYLQMYCFSLLLNITMIPLMGRTFFEWQLTSSLFTFLLLPVFERFILPILSISLLSSFVVNIKFLSDCLEIYFLIQQSIFEWLSRYSTLTIVTGIFSPLLFLVICALLFLLLHMFYERSKKVYVIIIGLFLIMHNKYVSPTGTIAFIDVGQGDSIFIQSPFHQENILIDTGGKVEFGKEKWAVRTKQTANADYSVIPYLKSKGVKYLDKVLISHGDIDHCGDLLAIDEKIPIRSLYFPEGTENKVAFRHMLKQLKRKGTKCYPIVAQAEVSRSISMKILAPSSPGTGENKDSMVVYAKAAESRFLFTGDLEKEGERLLLQQFPALKVDILKAGHHGSKTSSDPIFIQKIAPKNAIISCGRNNRFKHPHEETLATLNQANIDIFHTNKDGMIYYEWTPFSNMSAAQTVIKED, encoded by the coding sequence TTGCTTCCGTGGAAGAAGCACCTCAAACAGATCAATAATTACTGGATTTTTCCAGTATTAGTAACGATAGGAACAGTTTTTTTCGTCTTAGAAGCGAGTGTCTTAATAGGAATTATTTGGTTTTATCTTGTTTATCGGGTCTTTTGTACAAGAAGTACGGCAATCATCAGTGTTAGTTGCTGCTGTATCCTGATGATCTTTGTTTCATGTCTGTTGACTTTAAACAAAGAAAAGCAATCAAAATTTCCAGAAGCAACTGAAATAGCAGGAGAGTTATTTGTATTACCCGACCAAGTTAAAATCGATGGTGATCGTCTCCAGTTGAATGGCAAATTTTTATCAGTGAATAAAGAGGAGCGAGAAGTAATCGCTTTTTACCGCTTTGCAACAGAAGAAGAACCTCAAAAGTGGAAAAAATTCAATCAGCCAATACGAATCAGACTCTCAGGTGAGTTTACAACACCGCTGGGACAAACGAATCTGAATGGGTTTGATTATCGTAAATACCTAAAAGAAAATGGTGTCTATCAAACATTAACGATCAGTAATATCCATAAAATTAAAGTTGAAAGCCTTAAATTTTATCAAGTTTTTGCTCAGTTGAGTAGTTATAGGAAAAAAGCAATCGATTATTGTGACTCGACATTTTTAAAAGAAACAGCACTGTATCTTAAAACCTTAATTTTTGGATTTAAGTCTAGTGAGTTTTCTCAAAAAGAAGGAGTATTGGCTAACTTAGGAATTCTTCATTTGTTTAGTTTATCAGGAATGCATGTCACCTTTTTTATAGGAGGCTTTCGTTATTTATTCTTAAGGTGGGGGATCACAATTGAGCGTCTGTTTTGGTTGCAAGTCCTTTTCTCCATTGTGTATGCCGGGCTGACTGGCTTTTCAATCAGTGTTGTACGAGCGTTACTGCAAAGTATGATATCTAGAAGTAGTCGCAAGTTTAACTGGCATTTATCAGGATTGGATTGTTGGGGTGTAGCACTGTTAATTGGATTGTTTTTTCAACCCTATTTGTTGTTTTCCGTTGGGGGGCAACTAAGCTACGGGCTATCTTTTTTTATCTTATATGTTTTACCTATTACAGAAAGAATCAATAATCGGTATCTTCAAATGTATTGCTTCTCTCTTTTGCTGAACATTACCATGATCCCGCTAATGGGACGAACCTTTTTTGAATGGCAGTTAACAAGTAGTTTGTTTACATTTTTACTGCTGCCAGTATTTGAACGGTTTATTTTACCTATATTAAGTATTAGTTTGTTGAGTTCCTTTGTGGTAAATATAAAATTTTTGAGTGATTGTTTAGAAATATATTTTCTGATCCAGCAATCTATTTTTGAATGGCTGAGCCGTTATAGTACGTTGACGATCGTTACTGGTATTTTTTCTCCGTTACTTTTTCTAGTTATCTGTGCGTTGCTTTTTTTACTCCTGCACATGTTTTATGAGCGCTCAAAGAAAGTTTACGTAATAATAATAGGTCTTTTTTTGATTATGCATAATAAGTATGTTTCTCCAACCGGAACGATTGCTTTTATTGATGTTGGACAAGGAGATAGTATTTTCATTCAAAGTCCATTTCATCAGGAAAATATTTTGATCGATACGGGCGGGAAAGTTGAGTTTGGCAAGGAAAAATGGGCTGTTCGAACAAAGCAAACTGCAAATGCTGATTATTCTGTAATTCCCTATTTGAAGAGTAAGGGAGTCAAATATTTGGATAAAGTATTGATCAGTCACGGTGATATTGATCATTGCGGCGATTTATTAGCGATTGATGAAAAAATACCAATTCGCTCACTTTATTTTCCCGAGGGGACAGAAAATAAAGTAGCTTTTCGACATATGCTTAAGCAGCTAAAACGCAAGGGTACAAAATGTTATCCAATAGTAGCTCAGGCTGAGGTTAGCCGTTCAATTTCAATGAAAATACTGGCTCCAAGCAGTCCAGGAACTGGAGAGAATAAAGATTCCATGGTCGTTTATGCTAAAGCCGCTGAAAGTCGCTTCTTATTTACTGGTGATTTGGAAAAAGAAGGAGAAAGACTCTTACTTCAGCAATTTCCAGCACTAAAAGTAGATATATTAAAAGCAGGACACCACGGCAGTAAAACCTCGTCAGACCCTATATTTATTCAAAAAATCGCTCCTAAGAATGCGATTATTTCTTGTGGGCGAAATAATCGATTTAAGCATCCTCATGAAGAAACACTTGCAACCTTGAATCAAGCCAATATAGATATTTTTCACACAAATAAAGACGGTATGATCTACTATGAGTGGACACCATTTTCAAACATGTCAGCGGCTCAGACAGTTATAAAAGAAGACTAG
- a CDS encoding 16S rRNA (guanine(966)-N(2))-methyltransferase RsmD translates to MRVISGEYGGRRLKALDGDNTRPTTDKVKESIFNMIGPYFDGGTALDLYAGSGSLAIEAVSRGMDRAICIEKNFAAIKIIKENIAVTKEAEKFIIKKMDANRALEFLKEDGTKLALVLLDPPYAKQEIEKQILQMLAFDLLSEDALIVCETDKSVDFPETIGPLVKTRETTYGITQITIYKQEGTND, encoded by the coding sequence ATGCGGGTTATTTCTGGAGAGTACGGTGGTAGACGTTTAAAAGCTTTAGATGGCGATAATACACGTCCCACAACTGATAAGGTAAAAGAATCGATTTTTAATATGATCGGTCCCTATTTTGATGGAGGAACAGCTTTAGACTTGTATGCAGGCAGTGGCAGTCTTGCGATTGAAGCAGTGTCCAGAGGAATGGATCGAGCTATTTGTATTGAAAAAAATTTTGCTGCAATTAAAATCATAAAAGAGAATATCGCTGTAACAAAAGAAGCGGAAAAGTTTATTATTAAAAAAATGGATGCCAATAGAGCATTAGAATTTCTGAAAGAAGATGGGACTAAGCTAGCGTTGGTTTTACTTGATCCCCCATACGCTAAACAGGAAATCGAAAAGCAAATCTTGCAAATGCTTGCTTTTGATTTGCTAAGTGAGGATGCTTTGATTGTGTGCGAGACAGATAAATCTGTAGACTTTCCTGAAACGATCGGTCCCTTAGTGAAGACGCGTGAAACAACCTACGGGATTACCCAAATAACTATTTATAAACAGGAGGGAACCAATGACTAA